The genome window TCTTTTTGTGTGCGTGCGGGAAATCTGTAAAGATATAAGGGATATGTCTACTTCTGTTTCTGTAGGGCGCAAGGTTTTTGCTGACCGGATTGGTCGGATTGAGGTTTCGGCGACTATGGCTGTGGCTGCCGAAGCTGCGAAGTTGCGGGCTCAGGGTGTGAACCTGACGGATTTTGGGGCGGGGGAGCCGCATTTTCCTACTCCTCGCCACATTAAAGACGCGGGGATTGCTGCGATTGAGGCCAATTTCACGCGTTATACCGTGGTGCCGGGTATTCCGGAGGTACGCAAGGCGATTGTGGAGCGGCATGCCTGCGATTTCGGTTCGGACTACGGGATTGACGAGGCGATCTTTACGGCGGGCGAGAAGCTGGCGCTGTTCAACGCGATCCAGGTGCTGGTGGAGCATGGCGATGAGGTGATTTTGCCGGTTCCTTATTGGGTGAGTTTCAAGGACATCATTCAATATGCCGGGGGCGTGGTTAAGTTTTTGGAGACGGATGAGGCGGAGAGCTTCAGGATCACGGCGGATGCGGTCGAGGCGTTGATTACTCCGAAGACGAAGGCGATTATTTTGAATTCGCCGTCGAATCCGGCGGGCAATGTGATTGCGGCTGAGGATCTGGAGCGGATTGTGCATCTGGCGCATGAGCGCGGGATCTACCTGATTCTCGACGAGTGCTATGTGTACCTGAACTATGAGTCGAAGCCGGTTTCGGGTGGCGCGTTTTCGTGGGCGAAGGAGCATTTGATCGTGCTGGGTTCGTTGTCGAAGACGTATGCGATGACGGGTTGGAGAGCGGGGTATGCGCTGGCTCCCAAGGCGATTATTGCGAATCTTTCGAAGCTGCAGTCGCAGTCTACTTCGAATGCGACGAGCTTTGTGCAGAAGGCGGCGATTGCTGCGCTGGCTGGTTCGCAGGAGTGCGTGAATGAGTTTCGGTCGGAGTTCAAGCTGCTGCGGGATCATATTATTTCGCGGGTGAGGGAGATTCCGAATGTTACCTGCACGGTGCCGGGTGGGGCTTTCTATGTTTATCCCAATGTGAGCGCTTATATCGGCAAGGGTGGGATCAAGACGGCCACGGAATTGGCTACTCGTTTGTTGCACGAGGGACATGTGGTGGCGGTGCCGGGTGAGGCGTTTGGTACTCCGCATCATATTCGGCTTTCGTACCCGGTTACGCGGGAGACGATTGATGAGGGTGTGCGGCGGCTGGGTGTGTTTCTTACAGATTTGAAATAGAACGTGTGAGTTGGGCATTGCTTGTTTTTGCGGACGGGGAGCGGTTTTTATGCGTATCCGATCTGTGACAGGCGGTGCCCATCTTTGTAGGAATGGCCGGGAGTTTTCGGGCCGTCCTGATCTTGTGCAATGCAAGATGTGGGCTTAATTATTTGTTTCAACTCTTCCTGATCTTTATCCAATCAAGACTGGTTTTTATCGGTGTATTTGCGTGGCTTGCATTTGCGGCAGGCGCCGATTTATATCACGCTTAGGCTTGCTTCGGCGAATGCTACTCTGTTTCGTCCCGACGCTTTGGCGGTGTAAAGAGCTTTGTCGGATGCGGACATGATGGATTCCAGGGATAGGGCCGATGGGCTGTACTGATAGGCTACGCCGATGCTGACTGTGATGTTCAGGGCGGTGCTTTTATCAACGGGGATGGAAGATGTTTCGACTTTGAAGCGGATTCTTTCCGCTACGTCTTTTGCTTCATCCAGAGTGATACTCGGGAGAATCACCGCGAATTCTTCTCCTCCCAGGCGTCCGAATAAATCACCGTCGCGCAGTGTGCTCCTGACGACCGAGGCGAAGGATACGAGGGCCTTATCGCCGACAGAGTGGCCGTACATGTCGTTCACCTTCTTGAAGTGATCGATGTCGAGCATCAGCACTGCGGCTGCCAGATCTACGGAAGCGTGAGACGAAAGTGAACTATCTCCGTGTTGCATGAATGCGCCTCGTGCCAGCGCCTGGGTTAGGTAATCGTGAGTGGCTGCGTGGTTGAGATTTTGCAGCAGCTCGTTTCTGCTTGCGTTGATGCATGCGACGGAGAGTGGGCCGATGGCCAAGAGGGCGATGCCGAGGCAGACCGACATCATCTGTTTCATCGCATCGCCGGAGAAAGAAAGGGCAAGTACGCTTGCGGTTACGTTGCTGATTTGCCACCAACTGAATAACAGTGTCATAGCAGCGGTTGAGAAAAGATCATAACTGAAGGCGCACCAGATTAAGGCGGGAACAGGGATGGCGATAGCTCCGGGGCCACCGACAATACTTGCCAGCACGATGGATAACAGGAAGATGCCGCCGGGGATCAGGCGTTTCTTCTTGATCCATGGTTGATCGCCGGAGCGTTGCCGTTTTAATACTTGAAGCGGCAGGCCTGGAGCTGCGAGAACGAGGGGGAGCATCATGATGCTGTTGGCGAGTTCTGTTGTGAACCACACGCCAAAACCAATCATGGGATTTCGTCCGTAGACGATTGGGGTTGCGCCCGCGCCGACCAAGGCTGTGACGCCAGCAGCCACTACGCAAATAACGAAGAGATACAGGACGGACTCGGGACGACGCAGGCGTCTATCGTCTGGTGTGAGTCGTTTGAACAGCGTCAAGCCGGTTAGGACTCCTGCGAGATTGGCTCCAGTTAGCCAAAGAGTAATCCAGATACTGTTGCCTACTAACTGGTCTGCGGCTACATAGGCCAGGAAGGCGCAGATCCACGCTAGTAGAGAGCTTCTTTCCGGTTTGCGAACGAGGAGTCCGAGGAGCAAGGCATTTGCCGGCCAAAACGCAGATAGAGGCCCCAGGGAACGAGTTAGAGTGCTGAAAGCGGCGGCCGCGAAGACCACGCCAAAGATCAGGGCTGCATGCCTGATCTGCCGGGGCGATCTGGATTGAAGTTTTTCCCCTTCTAGCTCTGCCATTCAGGGTAGTTACTCCTTGTTCGGTATTTCTATCCTTCGAGTTATATTTCGCAGCATCAAGAGCCTAGAAGCATGGCTCGTCCTTGTGCAAGGGCGAGCTATCTGCTGTCGCAGGCGGGAATAATCTGCCAGATGATCATGCCATAGTTTTCTCAAGTGAAAAACGTTACTGAGGGTTTGAGGGAGGTTATTTGTTTTGCTTGGGCGGGTGAAGCAGATTCCCTTCGGGAATGACAGATAGAAATGCAAGGGCTATGCGGCTGCTTGGCGTAGATTGGGTTCGCATTTTTAATTTGGCTTGTATGGTTGCGCTTGGGGGAGGGATTCTGTATTCTCCTGTCAATCACTGAGGGGAGACTTTGAGTGGCTTATGACTAAGTCGAATGAGCTTTTGCAGGGGACTTTGGATTTGCTGATTTTGAAGGTGCTGAGTCTGGAGCCTATGCATGGATGGGCGATTGCGCAGCGGATTCGGCTGCGGTCGAGTGATGTGTTGCGGGTGAACCAGGGGGCGCTTTATCCGGCGCTGCATCGGTTGGAGCATCAGGCTTGGATTGTGGCGGAGTGGGGCGAGTCGGAGAACAATCGACGGGCGAAATTTTATTCGCTGACGAAGGCGGGGCGGAAGCGGCTGGCGGATGAGGAAGAGTCGTGGGAGCGCTTGTCTGCTGGTGTTCAAGGGGTTTTGGGGACTATTTGAGGTAGCGGGCGGGGGCTGGTATGCGTTGGATGCAGAGTTTGTTGCGGCGGTGGAGATCATTGCGAACGAAGGATGCGAGCAATGCTGCGCTGAGTGAGGAGTTGCAGTTTCACCTGGAGCGGCAGGTGGAGGAAAACATTGCGAATGGGATGTTTCCGGAAGAGGCGCGGGCGGCGGCGCGGGCTGAGTTTGGCAGCGTGATTGTTGCGGCGGAGAAGAGCTATGAGGCGCGTGGCGTGAGGTGGCTGGACGATCTGTGGCAGGATCTTCGCTATGGTGTGCGGACGTTGTTGAAGCAGCGTTCTTTTACGGTGGTTACGGTGCTGACGCTGGCGCTTGGGATTGGTGCTTGCACGGCGATTTTCAGCGTGGTGAATGCTGTGATGTTGCGGTCGTTGCCGTATGGGGATCCGGAGGGGCTGGTGTATCTGTACACTCCGTATCCGCAGATGAGCCTGCCGGCGGGGATACTTGGGTCGGGAAATTCCGGTCTTCTTCCTGCGGAGGTTTTTGGGCCGAGTTATGGGGACTTTCTTGATTTCAAGAAGCTGAATCATTCTTATTCGGCGATGACTTTGTTCGATCAGGATACGTTCACTCTTGCCGGAGATGGGCGAGCGGATCGGGTGAACGCGGCGAAGGTGGATGAGGGGTTCTTTGGGACGCTGCAATCGATGCCGGAGATGGGGCGTGTTTTCAGCGCGAGTGATGAGCAGCCGGGGAACGACCATGTGGTGGTGCTGAGTTATGCGCTCTGGCAGCAGTTGTTTGGCGGCAGGGCGGATGTGCTGGGGCGAACGCTGCGGCTGGATGGTAGGTCGTACCAGGTTATCGGGGTAATGCCGCGTGAGTTTGGGTATCCGCACAAAAGCGAAGTGGCTTATGGGAATGGGCATATTCAAGTTACGCAGCTTTGGGTGCCTTTGGGGCTGACCTCGAAAGAGTGGGCGGATCGGGAGTTATCGAGTGGGAATGTTCTGGCGCGGTTGAAACCGGGGGTTACGGTGGCTGCGGCGCAGTCGGAGATAAGCGCACTTTCAATGCAACTGGGTAAGCTGCATAGCGCAGGGATGCAGGATATGACGGGGTTGGTGAGGCCGTTTCGCGAGATTTCGCTGGGGTCGGTGAAGCCGTTGATGGGGTTGCTGCTGGGGGCGGTGGGGTTTGTGTTGCTGATTGCCTGCGGCAATGCGGCGAATTTGCTGCTGGCTCGTGCGGCGAATCGGACGCAGGAGCTTGGCATGAGAGCGGCGCTGGGGGCGAGGCGAGGCAGGATTGTGCGGCAGATGTTGACGGAGTCTTTGCTGCTTGGTTCGGCGGCAGGGGCTCTTGGTGTGGTACTGGCGTACCTGTTTCAGCGGGTGCTTTTGAGGCTCGATCCGTCGGATATTCCGCGCATGCAGGATGCTTCGCTTGACCTGCGGGTGATGGGATTTCTGGTGGTGGTTACGATGTTGACGAGTGTGCTGTTTGGGCTGCTGCCTGCGCTCTCTGCGAGCCGGGTGAACCTGGTGGAGTTTTTGAAGAGCGGGGCTTCGCGGGGGATTGCGGGTGGGCGCAGCCGGGTGCGTAGCGGACTGGTGATTGCGCAGGTTGCGCTGGTGGTGATTCTGCTGACGGGCGCGGGGCTCTTTTTGCGGAGTTACGCGAAGATTCTTTCTGTGCAGACGGGGTTTTCTGCTTCGACGGTGGTGGCGAATGTGGGGCTGACTCCGAACTACGATACTTCGCCGAAGCGGCTGGCGTTTTTTAACCAGGTGATCGATCGGCTGAAGGCTTTGCTTGGGACTGAGGCGGTGGGTGCGGTGGATTATCTGCCGCTTACAAATTCGGAGAGCCTGACGTTTGTACAGGTTGAGGGCGATGCCGAGAAAAGGCAGAAGATGGTGGAGTCGCGGGCGATTACGGCGGACTATCTCTCGGCGATGCAGACACGATTGATCCAAGGGCGTGGGTTTACGAGTGCGGAGGAGGCGGGATTAAGGACGCCTGCGGTATCGAGTACGGCAGTGGGCGGGGCAGTGATTGTGAATGAGGCTTTTGCGAAGGAGTATTTTTCGGGGGCGAGTGCGATTGGGCATCGCCTTCGTTATTCGAAGAGCGAGCCGTGGGTGACGATTGTTGGAGAGGTGGCGGATGTTCGCAATGAAAGCCTGGAGATGTCGGCGGCATCGCAGATCTACACGCCGTTTGCGCCGGTGAATGGGGACAATGCTTACATCACGGTGCGATCTTTGCAGCCGAAGGAGGTTGTGGTTGCGGAGATTCGCGGGGTGGTGCGGAGCCTGGATGCGAGCCTGGCTGTTGCGGATGTGCATGGGATGAACGATCTGGTTTCGCAGGCGGTGGCTAGGCGGCGTTTTCAGACGACTTTGTTGACGGTGTTCTCGGGGATTGCGATGTTGCTGGCGATTGTCGGGGTGTATGGGTTGCTGGCGTATTCGGTGCGGCAGAGGACGGGGGAGATTGGCATCCGGATGGCGCTGGGTTCTTCGCGGGCGGGTGTGGTGCGCCTGATTCTGCGTGAGGGGCTGGGGTTGCTGGCGATCGGGTTGGTGCTGGGACTGGCGGGTGCGTTTGCTTCGACGCGGCTGCTGGGGAGTTTTCTGTATGGTGTACCGGCGCTGGATCCAATTACATTTGTGGTGGTACCGGCGGTGCTTTTTCTGGCGACGCTGGGGGCCTGCCTGATTCCTGGATTGCGGGCGGCGGCTGTTTCACCTGTGCAGGCATTGCGTCACGAATAATTCATGACAGATTTGGATAAGGGAAATTCCATCCACTGCCGGGCTACCTGTAAACTTTAATTTCTTGGCTTGGAATGTGTTCTGAAGATATTCGGAACATCTAGGCAAGTGCCTGGGTGGTGGGGTAGGATAGCGTCTCCATTACCCGAGAGGATGGTTACGTGACAATCGATTTTCGCCCTGTGATTCTGGCTGGAGGAAGTGGTACTCGCTTCTGGCCTCGTTCCCGTCGTGCCCGCGCTAAACAGGTGTTGGCGCTGGATGGGGACAGGTCTATGTTGCAGCAGACGGTGGAGCGGCTGCATCCGCTGGCTGGTTCGGAACAGGTTTGGGTTATTACGAACGAACTGTTGGCGGACGAGGTTCAGGCGCAGCTGCCGGGGGTTCCGCTGGGGCAGGTTGTAGAGGAGCCGGTGGCACGGAATACTGCTCCTGCGTGCGGGCTGGCGGCGTTCCTGGTGGAGAAGTCCAATCCGGATGCGGTGATTGGGGTTTTCCCTTCGGATCATGTGATTGGCGACGAGCCGCGTTTTTTGAAGGCGATTGAGCGTGGGATTGCGCTGGCTGCGTCGGGCGATGTGATGGTGGTGCTGGGGATTGAGCCGACGCGTGCGGAGACGGGCTACGGCTATGTCGAGACGGGCGATGTTGCTTCGGGTGAAGCGCTGCATGTGCGGCGGTTTACGGAGAAGCCGAGCCGGAATCGAGCGGAAGAGTTTGTGGCTGCGGGGAATTATTTCTGGAACTCGGGAATGTTTTTGTGGTCGGCCAGGACACTGGCCAATGCGGTGCGCGAGCATCTGCCGGAGACTGCTCCTCTGCTGGAGGAGATTGCTGCGGCGTTTGGGACAGAGCGGTTTGACGCGGTGTTTGCGGAGCTTTATCCGCAGTGCGAAAACATCTCGGTGGACTATGCGGTGTTGGAGCCGCGGTCGGCGAAGGGTGAGCATTTTTCGCGGCTCTACTGTCTGCCGGCGGAGTTTGGCTGGAACGATCTTGGCTCGTGGGAGTCGCTGTACGACTACCAGTTGGAGACGCGTTCGAGCGGGGATGAAACCGGAAATGTCACCGAGACGACGGGGGTAATAGCGATCGATTCAGATGACAATTATGTCTATAGTCCCAAGAAGTTTGTGGCGCTGGTGGGCGTGAGCGACCTGGTGATTGTGGAAACCGACGACGCGATTCTGATTGCGCATCGGAAGCATTCGCAGGATGTGGGGAAGATTGTGAAAGAGCTGCCCGGGTTGGGGCGGACGGATCTTATCTAATGGAGCTCACGATATATGCCGGGTGAACAGGGCGGTCAGATGGATGATCCGCGGGTTTATTTTGCGGCAGAGCGGACGTTTCTGGCCTGGATTCGCACCGGGCTGGGGTTGATGGGGGTCGGATTCGCGGTTTCGCGGTTCGGCCTCTTTTTGCGTGAGATGCGGGCGAGCGATACGCATGTTGTGGTTCACGCAACGGGACTCTCCGAGATCTCGGGAGTGGCGCTGGTGGCGCTGGGCGTGGTGGTCAATATCGCTGCGGTGAGCCATCATATCCAGACGGTGAAGCAGTTACAAACTGGAACCTGGGTGGCGAGTATTTCGCGGAATGCCGTGGTGCTGGCTTTGATTCTCGCTGCGTTTGGAGTGGGGATGGGCGCTTATTTAATTTATCTTCGGTGAGTTTTATTTCGGGTTAGATCTTATTCTGGCGCTTGATCGCATCCGCGTCAGGCATATTTTCAAGAAGATTTAAAGGCGGGATGGCGGCTGGCTTTCGTGAGGCGGTACGGCGGTGTTT of Acidicapsa ligni contains these proteins:
- a CDS encoding GGDEF domain-containing protein — encoded protein: MAELEGEKLQSRSPRQIRHAALIFGVVFAAAAFSTLTRSLGPLSAFWPANALLLGLLVRKPERSSLLAWICAFLAYVAADQLVGNSIWITLWLTGANLAGVLTGLTLFKRLTPDDRRLRRPESVLYLFVICVVAAGVTALVGAGATPIVYGRNPMIGFGVWFTTELANSIMMLPLVLAAPGLPLQVLKRQRSGDQPWIKKKRLIPGGIFLLSIVLASIVGGPGAIAIPVPALIWCAFSYDLFSTAAMTLLFSWWQISNVTASVLALSFSGDAMKQMMSVCLGIALLAIGPLSVACINASRNELLQNLNHAATHDYLTQALARGAFMQHGDSSLSSHASVDLAAAVLMLDIDHFKKVNDMYGHSVGDKALVSFASVVRSTLRDGDLFGRLGGEEFAVILPSITLDEAKDVAERIRFKVETSSIPVDKSTALNITVSIGVAYQYSPSALSLESIMSASDKALYTAKASGRNRVAFAEASLSVI
- a CDS encoding PadR family transcriptional regulator encodes the protein MTKSNELLQGTLDLLILKVLSLEPMHGWAIAQRIRLRSSDVLRVNQGALYPALHRLEHQAWIVAEWGESENNRRAKFYSLTKAGRKRLADEEESWERLSAGVQGVLGTI
- a CDS encoding mannose-1-phosphate guanylyltransferase, coding for MTIDFRPVILAGGSGTRFWPRSRRARAKQVLALDGDRSMLQQTVERLHPLAGSEQVWVITNELLADEVQAQLPGVPLGQVVEEPVARNTAPACGLAAFLVEKSNPDAVIGVFPSDHVIGDEPRFLKAIERGIALAASGDVMVVLGIEPTRAETGYGYVETGDVASGEALHVRRFTEKPSRNRAEEFVAAGNYFWNSGMFLWSARTLANAVREHLPETAPLLEEIAAAFGTERFDAVFAELYPQCENISVDYAVLEPRSAKGEHFSRLYCLPAEFGWNDLGSWESLYDYQLETRSSGDETGNVTETTGVIAIDSDDNYVYSPKKFVALVGVSDLVIVETDDAILIAHRKHSQDVGKIVKELPGLGRTDLI
- a CDS encoding pyridoxal phosphate-dependent aminotransferase is translated as MSTSVSVGRKVFADRIGRIEVSATMAVAAEAAKLRAQGVNLTDFGAGEPHFPTPRHIKDAGIAAIEANFTRYTVVPGIPEVRKAIVERHACDFGSDYGIDEAIFTAGEKLALFNAIQVLVEHGDEVILPVPYWVSFKDIIQYAGGVVKFLETDEAESFRITADAVEALITPKTKAIILNSPSNPAGNVIAAEDLERIVHLAHERGIYLILDECYVYLNYESKPVSGGAFSWAKEHLIVLGSLSKTYAMTGWRAGYALAPKAIIANLSKLQSQSTSNATSFVQKAAIAALAGSQECVNEFRSEFKLLRDHIISRVREIPNVTCTVPGGAFYVYPNVSAYIGKGGIKTATELATRLLHEGHVVAVPGEAFGTPHHIRLSYPVTRETIDEGVRRLGVFLTDLK
- a CDS encoding ABC transporter permease: MRTKDASNAALSEELQFHLERQVEENIANGMFPEEARAAARAEFGSVIVAAEKSYEARGVRWLDDLWQDLRYGVRTLLKQRSFTVVTVLTLALGIGACTAIFSVVNAVMLRSLPYGDPEGLVYLYTPYPQMSLPAGILGSGNSGLLPAEVFGPSYGDFLDFKKLNHSYSAMTLFDQDTFTLAGDGRADRVNAAKVDEGFFGTLQSMPEMGRVFSASDEQPGNDHVVVLSYALWQQLFGGRADVLGRTLRLDGRSYQVIGVMPREFGYPHKSEVAYGNGHIQVTQLWVPLGLTSKEWADRELSSGNVLARLKPGVTVAAAQSEISALSMQLGKLHSAGMQDMTGLVRPFREISLGSVKPLMGLLLGAVGFVLLIACGNAANLLLARAANRTQELGMRAALGARRGRIVRQMLTESLLLGSAAGALGVVLAYLFQRVLLRLDPSDIPRMQDASLDLRVMGFLVVVTMLTSVLFGLLPALSASRVNLVEFLKSGASRGIAGGRSRVRSGLVIAQVALVVILLTGAGLFLRSYAKILSVQTGFSASTVVANVGLTPNYDTSPKRLAFFNQVIDRLKALLGTEAVGAVDYLPLTNSESLTFVQVEGDAEKRQKMVESRAITADYLSAMQTRLIQGRGFTSAEEAGLRTPAVSSTAVGGAVIVNEAFAKEYFSGASAIGHRLRYSKSEPWVTIVGEVADVRNESLEMSAASQIYTPFAPVNGDNAYITVRSLQPKEVVVAEIRGVVRSLDASLAVADVHGMNDLVSQAVARRRFQTTLLTVFSGIAMLLAIVGVYGLLAYSVRQRTGEIGIRMALGSSRAGVVRLILREGLGLLAIGLVLGLAGAFASTRLLGSFLYGVPALDPITFVVVPAVLFLATLGACLIPGLRAAAVSPVQALRHE
- a CDS encoding YidH family protein; this translates as MPGEQGGQMDDPRVYFAAERTFLAWIRTGLGLMGVGFAVSRFGLFLREMRASDTHVVVHATGLSEISGVALVALGVVVNIAAVSHHIQTVKQLQTGTWVASISRNAVVLALILAAFGVGMGAYLIYLR